Proteins found in one Kwoniella bestiolae CBS 10118 chromosome 1, complete sequence genomic segment:
- a CDS encoding N-acetyl-gamma-glutamyl-phosphate reductase, with protein MLRRCSNIPRSALNLSRPTVRAFSKPSAPVSASASQLSTKDNVLFELDVKKVGHEIRKRGLTSSIGSQREGGMDRETIIRLLYSLGSRHEVERYLRIFTQSSKDASPGGVIPEAKFAVLKIGGAILTNELEDLALSLSFLNRLGLFPVVLHGAGPQLNDILEAEGIVPDYEDGIRITDPKTLSIARRVFLQENLKLTTALERLGTRARPIPIGVFTADYLDKAKYGLVGKITRVDKAPIEAAIKAGCLPILTSLAENAEGQILNVNADVAAGELARVLEPMKIVYLNEKGGLFHGVSGKKISTINLDEEYDSLMKESWVKFGTKLKIREIKELLDTLPRTSSVAIISTDMLQKELFTDAGAGTLIRRGHKLYKQSGVEAVGSAQLRQIFTDRDAEVQSGKRSVAELFGDFKNTPTTIYGDEPLDVVAVVTHPEGETPVMTKFLPSANGMLNKIADNVFDTIKKDHKRLFWTAKADDENRAWHFERADGSFTRAGRSLFWYGVADVKEVERIIEGFEQSGRIERVFLPVGPSTPPHRLGATRAFSTSARPALTNSTSNGRRGYATAAEVPRKKVALIGARGYTGQNLISLLDNHPHLDLTHVSSRELAGLPLKEYKKSQVLYSNLSVEDVGKMAESNEVDAWVMALPNGICKPFVDAVDAAAKKGGKGVIVDLSADYRFEKDWTYGLPELYGREESKRSSRISNPGCYATNTQLLLAPLMPYLDKYQMPSVFGVSGYSGAGTKSGEKDEEGRPKTVPKVSAQDLGLSIRPYTLTDHIHEREASAQLSQLTSQQDFKLAFIPNVAPWFSGIISVLTAPLEKSFRASEIHELYAEKYQNERLVELGKAVPDVRDIEGRHGWKMGGVQVHSSGKRVVVVGTLDNLLKGAATQCMQNLNNALGYEELAGIPLDKL; from the exons atGTTGAGAAGGTGCTCCAACATCCCCCGTTCCgccctcaacctctcccgACCAACCGTCCGGGCATTCTCCAAACCCTCCGCTCCAGTCTCAGCTTCCGCCTCTCAGTTGTCCACCAAGGACAATGTCCTCTTCGAATTGGATGTTAAGAAAGTAGGACATGAGATcaggaagaggggtttgaCCAGCTCCATTGGTTCTCAACGGGAGGGTGGTATGGACAGG GAAACTATCATCCGACTCTTGTACTCTTTGGGATCACGTCACGAAGTAGAACGATACCTCCGTATCTTCACTCAATCGTCTAAGGACGCTTCCCCAGGTGGTGTAATCCCAGAGGCTAAATTCGCTGTTCTCAA GATCGGCGGTGCTATTCTTACCAACGAGCTTGAAGATCTTGCCCTCTCTTTGTCTTTTTTGAACAGACTTGGGTTGTTCCCTGTCGTCTTGCACGGTGCTGGTCCTCAGCT TAACGACATCCTTGAAGCTGAGGGTATCGTACCCGACTACGAGGACGGTATTCGAATCACAG ACCCTAAGACCCTTTCTATTGCTCGA CGAGTCTTCCTCCAAGAGaacctcaaactcaccaccgCTCTCGAACGACTCGGTACCCGCGCTCGACCCATTCCTATCGGTGTCTTTACCGCCGACTACCTCGACAAAGCCAAATACGGTCTTGTAGGAAAGATCACCCGAGTCGACAAAGCCCCCATCGAGGCTGCTATCAAAGCTGGATGTCTACCTATCCTCACTTCCCTCGCTGAGAACGCTGAAGGTCAGATCTTGAACGTCAATGCGGATGTCGCTGCTGGAGAATTGGCTAGAGTtcttgag CCCATGAAGATCGTGTACCTCAACGAGAAAGGTGGTCTTTTCCACGGTGTGTCCGGAAAGAAGatctccaccatcaaccTTGATGAAGAGTACGACTCTCTCATGAAAGAATCATGGGTTAAATTCGGTACCAAGCTCAAGATCCGAGAGATCAAAGAACTCCTCGATACTCTCCCTCGAACCTCCTCCGTCgccatcatctccaccgaCATGCTTCAGAAAGAACTCTTCACCGATGCCGGTGCAGGAACCCTGATCAGAAGGGGCCACAAGCTGTACAAACAATCTGGTGTAGAAGCTGTTGGATCCGCTCAACTCCGTCAAATCTTCACCGACCGAGACGCCGAGGTCCAATCTGGTAAACGAAGTGTTGCGGAGCTCTTTGGTGATTTCAAGAACACCCCTACCACCATCTACGGCGATGAACCCCTCGATGTCGTCGCTGTGGTCACTCACCCTGAAGGTGAAACTCCAGTTATGACAAAGTTCCTTCCCTCCGCCAACGGTATGTTAAACAAGATCGCGGACAACGTCTTCGATACCATCAAGAAGGATCACAAGAGGTTGTTCTGGACCGCTAAAGCCGATGACGAGAACCGAGCTTGGCACTTTGAACGAGCCGATGGAAGCTTCACccgagctggaagatctTTGTTCTGGTACGGTGTAGCTGATGTCAAGGAGGTCGAGAGGATCATTGAAGGATTCGAACAATCCGGTAGAATCGAAAGGGTCTTCCTCCCCGTCGGACCAAGTACCCCTCCTCACAGATTAGGAGCGACTCGAGCTTTCTCCACTTCCGCTAGACCCGCTCTCACCAACTCTACTTCGAACGGCAGAAGAGGATACGCCACTGCTGCTGAAGTTCCACGAAAGAAGGTAGCTTTGATTGGCGCAAGAGGTTACACAGGTCAAAACTTGATTTCCTTACTTGACAACCACCCTCATCTCGATCTCACCCATGTCTCTTCGAGAGAATTGGCTGGTCTCCCGTTAAAGGAATACAAGAAATCTCAAGTATTATACTCGAACCTCTCCGTCGAGGATGTAGGTAAGATGGCCGAGTCCAACGAGGTTGACGCGTGGGTCATGGCCCTCCCCAACGGGATCTGTAAACCTTTTGTGGACGCCGTTGATGCCGCTGCTAAGAAGGGTGGAAAGGGAGTCATCGTAGATCTAAGTGCGGACTATAGATTCGAGAAAGATTGGACATACGGTTTGCCGG AATTATACGGCCGTGAAGAATCCAAACGATCAAGTAGGATCTCCAACCCCGGATGTTACGCTACCAACACTCAACTCCTCTTGGCGCCGCTCATGCCTTATCTTGATAAGTACCAGATGCCCTCTGTGTTTGGAGTGTCGGGATACTCTGGTGCGGGGACTAAATCcggtgagaaggatgaggaggggagacCCAAGACTGTTCCTAAGGTT TCCGCCCAAGACCTCGGCCTCTCAATCAGACCATACACACTAACAGACCACATCCACGAACGCGAAGCCTCCGCCCAACTATCCCAATTGACTTCCCAACAGGATTTCAAGCTCGCCTTCATCCCAAACGTCGCACCTTGGTTCTCAGGTATCATCTCTGTTCTGACTGCTCCCCTCGAGAAATCGTTCAGGGCGTCAGAGATCCACGAGCTGTACGCTGAAAAATACCAGAATGAGAGGTTGGTCGAGCTGGGAAAAGCGGTTCCGGACGTTAGGGATATTGAGGGGAGACatggttggaagatgggtgggGTGCAGGTGCATAGTTCGGGTAAGAGGGTGGTGGTTGTT GGAACCTTGGATAACTTGCTCAAGGGGGCTGCTACTCAGTGTatgcag AACCTCAACAACGCTCTTGGATACGAGGAATTAGCTGGTATTCCCCTTGACAAGCTCTAG